One stretch of Arachis duranensis cultivar V14167 chromosome 1, aradu.V14167.gnm2.J7QH, whole genome shotgun sequence DNA includes these proteins:
- the LOC107481237 gene encoding uncharacterized protein LOC107481237 → MKQVKLSVKEDMKPPNGRKIVLRFNEILQPVEAEAGILSGVLGLLGSNYNKFLIYEKDRRKVRFKDKIYNKCVKEMFHFDEDSGGKIKRTILKMLGRAWKETRNRLYHSYYDSQLTLEQNIEGHLSKLLWIIGDGTLIIATMKRQRRSVGKMLRIDQSSYTLTLADRKGWQGSEKKSRNDKGGELVEKSCGP, encoded by the exons ATGAAACAAGTCAAATTGAGTGTGAAGGAAGATATGAAGCCACCTAATGGTAGAAAGATCGTACTCAGGTTCAATGAGATCCTGCAACCAGTTGAAGCGGAAGCTGGTATACTGAGCGGTGTTCTCGGATTGCTAGGATCTAACTACAACAAATTTTTAATCTACGAGAAAGACCGGAGAAAGGTTCGCTTCAAGGATAAGATCTATAATAAATGTGTAAAG GAAATGTTCCATTTTGATGAAGATAGTGGAGGAAAGATCAAGCGTACAATTTTAAAAATGCTAGGGAGGGCTTGGAAGGAAACGAGGAACAGGTTGTACCATAGTTATTATGACTCACAACTGACTCTTGAACAAAATATTGAAGGCCACCTATCGAAATTACTGTGGATCATTGGAGATGGTACCTTGATTATCGCAACAATGAAGAGACAAAG GAGAAGTGTAGGAAAAATGCTGAGAATTGATCAAAGCAGCTATACACTCACACTGGCGGATCGAAAAGGTTGGCAAGGTTCGGAGAAGAAGAG TCGGAACGACAAAGGAGGAGAGTTGGTAGAGAAAAGTTGTGGACCTTAA